One Rhabdothermincola sediminis DNA window includes the following coding sequences:
- a CDS encoding TadE family protein, protein MNHRFTAIGDGPRSSRVDRPSTRWDDRGAALIEFALLLPFLAILVFGTIDLSRASQLRNRLTNAAREGAAFGQFSPQYVNPGCNGGRSIDRAVMREDPGLGVTRNDIQVSRVRTTAGVTTEVPYWNGPADSPGATACDNPVAVSGGTPITFDRSPTNPDRVSVEVTQNLEILTPLVAAIIGTDQVKLRGRAEAVIQG, encoded by the coding sequence GTGAACCACCGGTTCACGGCGATCGGTGATGGCCCGCGGTCGAGCCGCGTCGACCGGCCGAGCACGCGATGGGACGACCGCGGCGCGGCCCTGATCGAGTTCGCACTCCTGCTGCCGTTCCTGGCCATCCTCGTGTTCGGCACGATCGATCTCAGCCGAGCCTCCCAGCTGCGGAACCGCTTGACCAACGCCGCCCGCGAAGGGGCGGCGTTCGGCCAGTTCTCCCCGCAGTACGTGAACCCCGGCTGCAACGGCGGGCGCAGCATCGACCGTGCGGTCATGCGCGAGGACCCGGGGTTGGGCGTGACCCGCAACGACATCCAGGTGTCACGGGTGCGGACCACGGCCGGCGTGACGACCGAAGTGCCCTACTGGAACGGTCCGGCCGACTCGCCCGGCGCGACCGCGTGTGACAACCCAGTGGCCGTGTCGGGAGGCACACCCATCACCTTCGACCGCTCGCCCACGAACCCCGACCGGGTCAGCGTCGAGGTGACCCAGAACCTCGAGATCCTGACGCCGCTCGTGGCGGCGATCATCGGAACGGACCAGGTCAAGCTCCGAGGCCGAGCAGAGGCGGTGATCCAGGGATGA
- a CDS encoding helix-turn-helix transcriptional regulator: protein MTSTTANVAGPATRPDWTFLTNHAHVLLCISADPQIRQRDIARLVGITERAAQKIVSELEAGGYLVRERVGRRNHYRIDRDLPLRHPLESAHRIGELIDILRPELPLER from the coding sequence GTGACGTCGACTACCGCGAATGTGGCCGGGCCGGCGACACGCCCGGACTGGACCTTCCTCACCAATCACGCCCATGTGCTGCTGTGCATCAGCGCCGACCCGCAGATCCGCCAGCGCGACATCGCCCGGCTGGTCGGCATCACGGAGCGAGCCGCGCAGAAGATCGTCTCGGAGCTGGAGGCCGGCGGATACCTGGTGCGCGAACGCGTGGGGCGGCGCAACCACTACCGCATCGACCGCGACCTTCCACTACGACACCCGCTGGAGTCCGCTCACCGGATCGGCGAGCTGATCGACATCCTCCGACCCGAGCTGCCGCTCGAACGCTGA
- a CDS encoding thiolase domain-containing protein, whose translation MGSERVAVVGIGQTKHQATADCSIAGLVRQAAQRALDDAQMTWSDIDAVVIGKAPDFFEGVMMPELYLADALGATGKPMFRVHTAGSVGGSTAIVAQDLVAAGIHERVLTVAFEKQSESEAMWALSVAMPFQPPMHAGAGGYFAPHIRAYIRRSGAPDHIGILVALKDRLNALKNPYAHLHEEGITFESVKDSIMLWDPIRYSETCPSSDGACAMVLTNEKGGDAAAADGRKPAWVRGTAFRSEPTMFAGRDQVNPRGGQECAADVYRQAGIVDPRRDVDVVEMYVPFSWFEPMWLENLGFAAEGEGWKLVEDGVTQMDGDLPVNCSGGVLSSNPIGASGMLRFAEAALQVRGQAGEHQVDGARTAVGHAYGGGSQFFAMWVVGDEKP comes from the coding sequence ATGGGGAGCGAGCGAGTTGCCGTCGTCGGCATCGGGCAGACCAAGCACCAGGCCACCGCGGACTGCTCGATCGCCGGGTTGGTCCGCCAGGCCGCTCAACGTGCCCTCGACGATGCCCAGATGACCTGGTCCGACATCGATGCGGTGGTGATCGGCAAGGCCCCTGACTTCTTCGAAGGGGTGATGATGCCCGAGCTGTATCTGGCTGACGCGCTGGGAGCGACGGGCAAGCCGATGTTCCGGGTCCACACGGCCGGGAGCGTGGGTGGATCGACGGCGATCGTGGCCCAGGACCTGGTGGCCGCCGGCATCCACGAGCGGGTGCTCACCGTGGCCTTCGAGAAGCAGTCCGAGAGCGAGGCGATGTGGGCGCTGTCGGTCGCCATGCCGTTCCAGCCCCCGATGCATGCCGGGGCGGGCGGGTACTTCGCCCCGCACATCCGGGCCTACATCCGCCGCTCCGGCGCACCCGATCACATCGGGATCCTGGTGGCGCTCAAGGACCGGCTCAACGCCCTGAAGAACCCGTATGCCCACCTCCACGAAGAAGGCATCACCTTCGAGTCGGTCAAGGACTCGATCATGCTGTGGGACCCGATCCGCTACAGCGAGACCTGCCCGTCTTCCGACGGCGCCTGCGCGATGGTGCTCACCAACGAGAAGGGCGGTGACGCCGCTGCCGCCGACGGCCGCAAGCCCGCCTGGGTGCGGGGCACCGCGTTCCGCTCGGAACCGACGATGTTCGCCGGGCGCGACCAGGTGAACCCCCGCGGCGGTCAGGAGTGTGCGGCTGACGTCTATCGCCAAGCCGGCATCGTCGACCCGCGCCGTGATGTCGACGTGGTCGAGATGTACGTGCCGTTCAGCTGGTTCGAGCCCATGTGGCTGGAGAACCTCGGGTTCGCCGCGGAGGGCGAGGGCTGGAAGCTCGTCGAGGACGGCGTCACCCAGATGGACGGCGACCTGCCGGTGAACTGCTCCGGCGGCGTGCTGTCGTCGAACCCGATCGGCGCCTCGGGCATGCTGCGCTTCGCGGAGGCGGCCCTGCAGGTGCGGGGCCAGGCCGGCGAGCACCAGGTCGACGGGGCTCGCACCGCGGTGGGTCACGCCTACGGTGGGGGCTCTCAGTTCTTCGCCATGTGGGTCGTCGGCGACGAGAAACCCTGA
- a CDS encoding amidohydrolase family protein — translation MAMPTDVGIIDTMVGFPKPDRREVYKFLAPHLRDKESLEEFRFPAQYMFKDVPPDLEDNVDPVAVVVDNLDRFGIDKAMIGVGPGRDDAERALKDFPDRFIPSASVDPNQGMDAVRFLVEMHDRYGIKAATTFPAGVQVPINDKRYYPIYAKCVELDIPIFVCAGVPGPRVPMAPQKVELIDEVCWFFPELRFVMRHGAEPWTDLAVKLMLKWPNLYYSTSAFAPKHYPRAIIDYANTRGADKIIYAGYFPAGLTYDRIFAELPGVPFDDEVWPKFLRHNAARVLKIDQ, via the coding sequence ATGGCCATGCCCACCGACGTCGGGATCATCGACACGATGGTCGGCTTCCCCAAACCGGACCGGCGGGAGGTGTACAAGTTCCTGGCCCCGCACCTGCGGGACAAGGAGAGCCTCGAGGAGTTCCGCTTCCCCGCGCAGTACATGTTCAAGGACGTGCCGCCGGACCTCGAGGACAACGTCGACCCAGTGGCGGTGGTGGTCGACAACCTGGACCGGTTCGGTATCGACAAGGCGATGATCGGGGTCGGCCCGGGCCGTGACGACGCCGAACGGGCCCTCAAGGACTTCCCCGACCGGTTCATCCCCTCCGCATCGGTCGACCCCAACCAGGGCATGGACGCGGTGCGCTTCCTGGTGGAGATGCACGACCGGTACGGCATCAAGGCCGCGACCACCTTCCCGGCGGGCGTGCAGGTGCCGATCAACGACAAGCGGTACTACCCCATCTACGCCAAGTGCGTGGAGCTCGACATCCCCATCTTCGTCTGCGCGGGTGTGCCGGGGCCCCGGGTGCCCATGGCCCCGCAGAAGGTCGAGCTGATCGACGAGGTGTGCTGGTTCTTCCCCGAGCTGCGCTTCGTCATGCGCCACGGCGCCGAGCCTTGGACCGACCTCGCGGTCAAGCTCATGCTCAAGTGGCCGAACCTCTACTACTCCACCTCGGCCTTCGCCCCCAAGCACTACCCGCGAGCGATCATCGACTACGCCAACACCCGGGGCGCCGACAAGATCATCTACGCGGGTTACTTCCCGGCCGGGCTGACCTACGACCGGATCTTCGCCGAGCTCCCCGGCGTGCCCTTCGACGACGAGGTATGGCCGAAGTTCCTGCGGCACAACGCAGCCCGTGTGCTCAAGATCGACCAGTGA
- a CDS encoding RNA polymerase sigma factor — protein sequence MIGGPFPEVLAAAQRGEPSAIETIYRDVAPLVLGYLRANGARDPEDTASEVFVSMMRRLSSFAGDEQQFRSWLLTIAHRRMIDDFRRRGRRREDPVPVDEMGERVILLTDGESQALARLRSRGVLEALDQLTEDQRAALMLRVLADLPVKQVAEVMGKPETAVKALLRRGFASLTRHLATGGEGVGEAVE from the coding sequence GTGATAGGCGGCCCGTTCCCGGAGGTGCTGGCTGCCGCTCAGCGCGGTGAGCCGAGCGCCATCGAGACCATCTACCGCGACGTCGCACCGCTGGTGCTCGGTTACCTGAGGGCCAACGGGGCCAGGGATCCGGAAGACACTGCCTCGGAAGTCTTCGTATCCATGATGCGACGTCTGTCGTCCTTCGCCGGTGACGAGCAGCAGTTCCGCTCCTGGCTCCTGACCATCGCCCACCGTCGCATGATCGACGACTTTCGTCGCCGGGGCCGCCGTCGGGAGGATCCGGTCCCCGTCGACGAGATGGGCGAGCGGGTGATCCTGCTGACCGACGGCGAATCCCAGGCCCTGGCCCGGCTGCGCAGCCGAGGGGTGCTCGAAGCGCTCGACCAGCTCACCGAGGACCAGCGGGCCGCCCTCATGCTGCGGGTGCTCGCCGACCTGCCGGTCAAGCAGGTGGCCGAGGTGATGGGCAAGCCCGAGACGGCGGTGAAGGCGCTGCTGCGCCGGGGCTTCGCCTCGTTGACGCGACACTTGGCCACCGGTGGTGAGGGTGTCGGGGAGGCGGTCGAGTAA
- a CDS encoding TadE/TadG family type IV pilus assembly protein, whose protein sequence is MRAGQPEPARLGTDRGAVLVEAGLALPLLLFLVLGMVDFGYAAFRQSQYSSAARDGARVAILDYKGADVTGSTDWQRIDQAVRARLGGSAVLGMTARCYRPGSASPITCASATPDVDLVEVRVSWRYRPMSPAGSIIGDRTFTSSSRMLINGKPEPATIPDAPIPPPPDPVVSINSTTFYGGQTMVVSGSGLEPGAPVTIDVPGLLGATTVTVGPDGSFSLSVPITPGTPLGDYQVHVQSTVYGEQRTFGPFPFSVTNPPACQATSVTASPDPVGKKGNGTLKKDLTITVQTNGSPLCTNLSVFVQVSNTTGQSFALNGTSSPYSVTIGASQLNTWTGGTKTIIVRWGTATIGTGTFTVN, encoded by the coding sequence ATGAGGGCAGGTCAGCCTGAGCCGGCCCGGCTGGGCACCGACCGTGGAGCCGTCCTGGTCGAGGCGGGCCTCGCGCTGCCACTGCTGCTCTTCCTCGTGCTGGGCATGGTCGACTTCGGCTACGCGGCGTTCCGGCAGAGTCAGTACTCGTCGGCAGCCCGCGACGGCGCGCGGGTGGCGATCCTCGACTACAAGGGCGCTGACGTCACCGGGAGCACGGACTGGCAGCGCATCGATCAGGCGGTCAGGGCCCGCCTGGGAGGCAGCGCCGTCTTGGGCATGACCGCTCGTTGTTACCGCCCCGGGTCAGCGTCGCCGATCACCTGCGCCAGCGCGACCCCGGACGTCGACCTCGTCGAGGTGCGCGTGTCGTGGCGCTATCGGCCGATGAGCCCTGCGGGTTCGATCATCGGTGACCGGACGTTCACCTCGAGCTCCCGGATGCTGATCAACGGCAAGCCCGAGCCGGCCACCATCCCTGATGCCCCGATCCCGCCGCCGCCGGACCCGGTGGTGTCCATCAACAGCACCACCTTCTACGGCGGCCAGACCATGGTGGTGAGCGGGTCGGGGTTGGAGCCGGGGGCGCCGGTCACGATCGACGTTCCCGGGTTGTTGGGGGCAACGACGGTCACGGTCGGCCCCGACGGCTCCTTCAGCCTATCGGTGCCCATCACGCCCGGAACGCCACTGGGCGACTACCAGGTGCACGTGCAATCGACCGTCTACGGCGAGCAGCGAACCTTCGGGCCGTTCCCGTTCTCGGTGACGAACCCCCCCGCGTGTCAGGCCACCTCGGTCACCGCCAGCCCCGACCCCGTGGGCAAGAAGGGCAACGGCACCCTCAAGAAGGACCTCACCATCACCGTCCAGACCAACGGCTCCCCGTTGTGCACGAACCTCTCCGTGTTCGTCCAGGTGTCGAACACGACCGGTCAATCCTTCGCCCTCAACGGCACGAGCTCGCCGTACAGCGTCACCATCGGTGCGAGCCAGCTCAACACCTGGACGGGCGGCACCAAGACGATCATCGTCCGATGGGGGACCGCCACCATCGGTACCGGGACCTTCACGGTCAACTGA
- a CDS encoding WS/DGAT/MGAT family O-acyltransferase, whose product MQRLSGMDASFLYMETPTHHMHVVGVLILDPSTMQGGFSVARVRKLIEARIHLMPMLRRRLVPVPLGLDHPLWIEDPDFNLGSHITHLAVPPPGSLHELAEVVGDIASRPLDRSRPLWEMHVVEGLEDGSAALVTKMHHATIDGITGADLMAHLLDLEPGASDPPPPEEPWEPDRVPSDLTVLAGAVADRVTNPLRGVRALVRTTRSLVDMGRSVLPFGGDGLSPALPFTGPRTRLSAPITGNRAVAFGQAELDDFKRIKSAFGTTVNDVVLAATAMTLRRWLLAHDDLPDRPLVAAVPVSVHGQASGGGTNQVSNMFVRLPVDLDDPVRQLEAIHAETKDAKAVHNAMGADLIQDLAQITPPGVYNLALRLYALPQVAGTLPPVQNLVISNVPGPPIPLYIAGAQVKGIYPFGPLIEGSGINLTVLSNMGNMDVGVIACRDTVPDLWQVVDGFTAAVAELRDAAERLTA is encoded by the coding sequence ATGCAGCGCCTCAGCGGGATGGACGCGTCCTTCCTCTACATGGAGACGCCCACCCATCACATGCACGTCGTCGGCGTGCTCATCCTCGATCCGTCGACGATGCAGGGCGGGTTCTCCGTGGCCCGGGTGCGCAAGCTCATCGAGGCCCGGATCCACCTGATGCCGATGCTGCGCCGCCGGCTGGTGCCGGTACCGCTGGGCTTGGACCACCCGCTGTGGATCGAGGACCCGGACTTCAACCTCGGCAGCCACATCACGCACCTGGCGGTGCCGCCACCGGGGTCGCTGCACGAGTTGGCCGAGGTGGTGGGCGACATCGCCAGCCGGCCGCTCGACCGGAGTAGACCGCTGTGGGAGATGCACGTGGTGGAGGGGCTGGAGGACGGTTCGGCGGCGCTGGTCACCAAGATGCACCACGCCACCATCGACGGCATCACCGGAGCTGACCTCATGGCCCACCTGCTCGACCTCGAGCCCGGCGCATCCGACCCGCCGCCGCCCGAGGAGCCCTGGGAGCCCGACCGCGTACCCAGCGACCTGACAGTGCTCGCGGGCGCGGTCGCCGACCGGGTCACGAACCCGCTGCGCGGGGTGCGGGCCCTGGTCCGTACCACCCGCTCGCTGGTGGACATGGGACGCAGCGTCCTGCCGTTCGGTGGCGACGGCCTCAGCCCGGCCCTGCCCTTCACCGGGCCGCGCACCCGCCTCAGCGCGCCCATCACGGGGAACCGGGCGGTGGCGTTCGGTCAAGCCGAGCTGGACGACTTCAAGCGCATCAAGTCGGCCTTCGGCACCACGGTCAACGATGTCGTGCTGGCGGCCACGGCCATGACCTTGCGACGCTGGTTGCTCGCCCACGACGACCTACCCGACCGGCCACTGGTGGCGGCGGTGCCGGTGTCGGTGCACGGTCAGGCCTCCGGCGGCGGGACCAACCAGGTGTCGAACATGTTCGTCCGCCTGCCGGTGGACCTGGACGATCCAGTCCGGCAGCTGGAGGCCATCCACGCCGAGACCAAGGACGCCAAGGCGGTGCACAACGCCATGGGCGCGGACCTCATCCAGGACCTGGCACAGATCACCCCGCCCGGCGTCTACAACCTGGCGCTGCGGCTGTACGCGCTCCCGCAGGTGGCCGGCACGCTGCCGCCCGTCCAGAACCTGGTGATCAGCAACGTGCCCGGTCCCCCGATCCCGCTGTACATCGCCGGTGCCCAGGTGAAGGGGATCTACCCGTTCGGTCCCTTGATCGAAGGATCGGGCATCAACCTCACCGTCCTGTCGAACATGGGGAACATGGACGTCGGGGTCATCGCCTGTCGGGACACGGTTCCCGACCTCTGGCAGGTCGTCGACGGCTTCACCGCGGCGGTGGCCGAGCTGCGCGACGCTGCCGAGCGCCTCACCGCCTGA
- a CDS encoding glucose 1-dehydrogenase, with protein MGRLEGKVAIISGAARGQGAAEAELFVREGAQVVIGDILDDAGQRLAGRLGEAARFIHLDVTDEGSWREALALTLDDFGPPNVLVNNAGVVHFARIVDTELQDLRRVLDINLVGTFLGMKIVAPAMAAAGGGSIVNISSSSGIVGFPMVGAYVSSKWAVRGLTKTAAIELGAANIRVNSVHPGGVDTPMTRDPETTPLDAFEPFVRRLPLRRLGTVDDIAPLVLFLASDESSYCTGAEFVVDGGQTAGDPGLLDF; from the coding sequence ATGGGTCGGCTCGAGGGGAAGGTCGCGATCATCTCCGGCGCTGCCCGGGGGCAGGGCGCTGCCGAGGCCGAGCTGTTCGTGCGCGAGGGCGCGCAAGTGGTGATCGGCGACATCCTCGACGACGCCGGGCAGCGGTTGGCCGGGCGTTTGGGCGAGGCAGCCCGTTTCATCCATCTCGACGTGACTGACGAGGGCTCGTGGCGCGAAGCGCTCGCGCTGACCCTCGACGACTTCGGTCCGCCCAACGTGCTGGTCAACAACGCCGGGGTGGTGCACTTCGCTCGCATCGTCGACACCGAGCTTCAGGACTTGCGCCGGGTGCTCGACATCAACTTGGTCGGCACCTTCCTCGGCATGAAGATCGTCGCCCCGGCGATGGCGGCGGCAGGGGGAGGCTCCATCGTCAACATCTCCTCCAGCTCGGGCATCGTGGGGTTCCCGATGGTCGGCGCGTACGTGTCGAGCAAGTGGGCGGTGCGGGGCCTGACCAAGACGGCGGCGATCGAGCTGGGCGCGGCGAACATCCGGGTCAACTCCGTCCATCCGGGTGGGGTCGACACCCCCATGACCCGCGACCCCGAGACCACCCCGCTCGATGCTTTCGAGCCATTCGTGCGCAGGCTCCCCCTGCGACGGCTGGGCACGGTCGATGACATCGCCCCGCTGGTGCTGTTCCTGGCGTCGGACGAGAGCTCCTATTGCACGGGCGCGGAGTTCGTCGTGGACGGTGGGCAGACCGCAGGAGACCCCGGCCTGCTCGACTTCTGA
- a CDS encoding TadE/TadG family type IV pilus assembly protein, with the protein MRARARRIRATGDRGVTVVFVAVGLVALLAVTGLAVDGGIAYAQRRTMQNAADSAAMAGTRMVDKIRFRDPSSGTPAPANSEILVAIERELGAQGADGASCRFVLNDAALTEVGEDFCQSPSFLGAVNLDTDRFRPGSGTACTTAETGCYKIAGVRVRSQDTRPLSFGAFLGADSLTASASATATIQPLYRTDGSPFIVCGRADLAPGNAWDILDLDDKIKPTALGAWFPLQWSKLPDCGAGNEFKGKGPDSGVALNTWVDGYTGNGFDAQILIQVSGLKPCPPAKDGFPPGGCGMLIPIARQGCGKSSSGKGPTYDCPPGVPDPLKPHLYVVTWTVWMVYGNGSSGSPVCDTNLASLDLNGSIKYCGQLLGYPPPAMGGGGGTGDVVDPSQARVLKLAR; encoded by the coding sequence ATGCGTGCACGTGCCAGACGGATCCGGGCCACCGGCGACCGTGGCGTCACCGTGGTGTTCGTGGCCGTCGGTCTGGTGGCCCTGTTGGCGGTGACCGGCCTGGCCGTCGACGGTGGCATCGCCTACGCGCAGCGCCGCACCATGCAGAACGCGGCCGACTCCGCGGCCATGGCGGGTACCCGGATGGTCGACAAGATCCGCTTCCGTGATCCGAGCTCGGGCACCCCGGCGCCGGCGAACTCGGAGATCTTGGTTGCGATCGAGCGGGAGCTCGGCGCGCAGGGGGCGGACGGAGCCAGCTGCCGGTTCGTGCTCAACGACGCAGCTCTGACCGAGGTCGGCGAGGACTTCTGCCAGAGCCCGAGCTTCCTCGGCGCCGTCAACCTCGACACGGACCGCTTCCGCCCGGGCTCCGGAACCGCGTGCACGACGGCGGAGACCGGCTGTTACAAGATCGCCGGCGTGCGGGTGCGATCGCAGGACACCCGCCCCTTGTCGTTCGGTGCCTTCCTCGGCGCGGACAGCCTGACGGCGAGCGCGTCCGCCACTGCCACCATCCAGCCGCTGTACCGAACGGACGGTAGCCCCTTCATCGTGTGCGGCCGAGCCGATCTGGCCCCCGGGAACGCCTGGGACATCCTCGACCTCGACGACAAGATCAAGCCCACTGCGCTGGGGGCGTGGTTCCCGCTGCAGTGGTCGAAGCTCCCGGACTGCGGCGCGGGCAACGAGTTCAAGGGCAAGGGGCCCGATAGTGGGGTGGCCCTCAACACCTGGGTCGACGGGTACACGGGTAACGGCTTCGACGCGCAGATCCTCATCCAGGTCAGCGGGTTGAAGCCCTGCCCTCCGGCCAAGGACGGCTTCCCACCGGGTGGGTGCGGGATGCTCATCCCGATCGCCCGTCAGGGATGCGGGAAGTCCTCGAGTGGGAAAGGGCCGACCTACGACTGCCCGCCCGGAGTCCCGGATCCACTCAAGCCGCACTTGTACGTCGTCACCTGGACGGTGTGGATGGTCTACGGGAACGGCTCGAGCGGCTCGCCCGTGTGCGACACGAACCTCGCGAGTCTCGACCTGAACGGATCGATCAAGTACTGCGGGCAGCTCTTGGGTTACCCACCCCCGGCAATGGGGGGCGGAGGGGGCACGGGCGACGTCGTCGATCCGAGCCAGGCCCGGGTCCTGAAACTGGCGCGGTAA
- a CDS encoding phosphatidylinositol-specific phospholipase C1-like protein, protein MASHFPPRPVRIARLRAALGPIICTLVLAAGTACSSGSSGSNDGASTATSREVPPIRLNQIQVIGSHNSYHVEPPPEQLQGFLQVVPSAIELAYTHEPLAEQFSSQGVRQIELDVFADPDGTLWRPLGTPGFKVFHIEQVDERSRCETFVGCLEQVKAWSSEHPGHLPIAILVEVKDSVDFPNPPNPVPVGPAELDALDAEIRSVFEPGELITPDDVRGDRATLEEAVLAGRWPLLDDVRGRVMFLLDNKRDEYVQGHPSLEGRVAFTPSEPGQPDAAFIKRNDPLGENLAQIQELVRAGYVVRTRADSPVTTPSSGDRSQLEAALASGAQWISTDYPLPGMAERWGSDYVASIPGGTPARCNPVNAPPGCEPSDLEDLGLPLGPWAPESPPPTYPRPTVTAGVGGTG, encoded by the coding sequence ATGGCCTCCCACTTCCCACCCCGTCCGGTCCGGATCGCTCGGCTCCGGGCTGCTCTGGGCCCGATCATCTGCACCCTCGTCCTGGCCGCGGGGACGGCGTGCTCCTCGGGCTCCTCAGGCTCGAACGACGGTGCATCCACGGCCACCAGCCGTGAGGTCCCACCCATCAGGCTCAACCAGATCCAGGTGATCGGCTCGCACAACAGCTATCACGTCGAGCCCCCACCGGAGCAGCTCCAGGGCTTCCTGCAGGTGGTCCCGAGCGCCATCGAGCTCGCCTACACCCACGAGCCGCTCGCCGAGCAGTTCAGCTCCCAGGGCGTGCGCCAGATCGAGCTCGACGTGTTCGCCGACCCGGATGGCACGCTCTGGCGGCCGCTCGGCACCCCGGGCTTCAAGGTGTTCCACATCGAGCAGGTCGACGAGCGCTCCCGCTGCGAGACCTTCGTGGGCTGCCTCGAGCAGGTGAAGGCCTGGTCGAGCGAGCACCCGGGCCATCTGCCCATCGCCATCCTGGTGGAGGTGAAGGACTCGGTCGACTTCCCGAACCCGCCGAACCCGGTGCCGGTCGGGCCGGCGGAGCTCGACGCGCTCGATGCCGAGATCCGCTCGGTGTTCGAGCCCGGCGAGCTGATCACCCCCGATGACGTGCGCGGCGACCGGGCGACGCTCGAGGAGGCGGTGCTCGCCGGCCGGTGGCCGCTGCTCGACGACGTCCGCGGCCGGGTGATGTTCCTCCTCGACAACAAGCGCGACGAGTACGTGCAGGGCCATCCGTCGCTGGAGGGGCGGGTGGCGTTCACCCCCTCCGAGCCGGGCCAGCCGGATGCCGCGTTCATCAAGCGCAACGACCCGCTGGGCGAGAACCTGGCGCAGATCCAGGAACTCGTGCGAGCCGGCTACGTGGTGCGCACCCGGGCCGACTCGCCGGTCACCACGCCGTCGTCAGGGGATCGCAGCCAGCTCGAGGCCGCGCTGGCCAGTGGCGCGCAGTGGATCAGCACCGACTACCCGCTGCCGGGCATGGCCGAGCGCTGGGGGTCGGACTACGTGGCGTCGATCCCCGGGGGCACCCCGGCACGCTGCAACCCCGTGAACGCGCCTCCCGGTTGCGAGCCGAGCGACCTCGAGGACCTGGGTCTGCCGCTCGGGCCGTGGGCGCCCGAGTCCCCGCCGCCGACCTACCCGAGACCGACCGTCACCGCCGGGGTGGGCGGCACGGGTTGA
- a CDS encoding Rieske 2Fe-2S domain-containing protein yields MSRYPFPVPFGWFQVAWDHELAPGQVLPRYYFARHLVLWRDESGSVHLQDAFCPHLGAHLGHGGSVRGTEIECPFHGWTFDGEGRNTCIPYSERTNAKARIRSYPTVVRNGLIMAWYHPDETVGPQWEIPELAEFNAAEGFSQPVCRRYTVHAAWQELAENGADSAHFRYVHNTEVVPEIEEYRAEGPHAVMRSSQKFPTPRGVVEGRIDVDNWGPGFAFTRFSGIVDTFLMGCNTPIDEDTCELHFTFTVRSLGDDGTTSSVGEAFVNEVHKQVIEDGPIWENKAHLVRPALADTDGPFMKFRKWAAQFYEEGLRDDRLVWEPPPPGTFESTMVPTEATASRKHRGKNSS; encoded by the coding sequence ATGAGCCGCTACCCCTTCCCCGTCCCGTTCGGCTGGTTCCAGGTGGCCTGGGACCACGAACTGGCCCCTGGGCAGGTGCTCCCCCGCTACTACTTCGCCCGCCACCTCGTGCTCTGGCGGGACGAGAGCGGCTCGGTGCACCTGCAGGACGCGTTCTGCCCCCACCTCGGAGCGCACCTCGGCCACGGAGGCTCCGTGAGGGGCACCGAGATCGAGTGCCCCTTCCACGGCTGGACCTTCGACGGCGAGGGCCGCAACACCTGCATCCCTTACAGCGAGCGCACCAACGCCAAGGCTCGCATCCGCTCGTACCCGACCGTCGTGCGCAACGGGCTGATCATGGCCTGGTACCACCCGGACGAGACGGTGGGCCCGCAGTGGGAGATCCCCGAGCTGGCGGAGTTCAACGCCGCCGAAGGATTCTCCCAGCCGGTGTGCCGCCGGTACACGGTGCATGCCGCCTGGCAGGAGCTGGCCGAGAACGGCGCCGACTCCGCACACTTCCGGTACGTCCACAACACCGAGGTGGTGCCCGAGATCGAGGAGTACCGGGCGGAGGGACCACACGCCGTCATGCGCTCGTCGCAGAAGTTCCCCACCCCTCGAGGGGTGGTGGAAGGGCGCATCGACGTCGACAACTGGGGACCGGGCTTCGCGTTCACCCGGTTCAGCGGCATCGTCGACACCTTCCTCATGGGCTGCAACACCCCCATCGACGAGGACACCTGCGAGCTGCACTTCACCTTCACGGTTCGCAGCCTCGGTGACGACGGCACCACCTCCAGCGTGGGCGAGGCCTTCGTCAACGAGGTCCACAAGCAGGTCATCGAGGACGGGCCGATCTGGGAGAACAAGGCTCACCTCGTACGCCCGGCGCTGGCCGACACCGACGGACCGTTCATGAAGTTCCGCAAGTGGGCTGCGCAGTTCTACGAGGAGGGGCTGCGCGACGACCGGCTGGTGTGGGAGCCGCCACCGCCCGGCACCTTCGAGTCGACCATGGTCCCCACCGAAGCCACGGCCTCACGCAAGCACCGGGGCAAGAACAGCTCTTGA